In Lycium ferocissimum isolate CSIRO_LF1 chromosome 11, AGI_CSIRO_Lferr_CH_V1, whole genome shotgun sequence, a single genomic region encodes these proteins:
- the LOC132037660 gene encoding probable glycosyltransferase At3g07620, with translation MREFCSCVNFLAFSVIAFLALTNQDDVAFSWSWTPSSLRVVASLPNPKTALYPTFNNAKMDRAVKNLKKDLKTETKLRRGKKKDENMEKIEAGLTKARSLIRETILNGSNESPYEDADYVPQGDVYRNAHAFHRSYLLMEKLFKVYVYEEGEPPLFHYGPCKNIYSMEGMFINLMETNTHFRTLNPDNAHVYFLPFSVVMIIEHLFDPIIRDKAVLERIVRDYVHTVSTKYPYWNRSLGADHFMLSCHDWGPRATWYIHQMYFTSIRVLCNANTSEFFNPRKDVPLPEINLLTGNITGLISALPKSNKTILGFFAGRSHGRIRPILFQLWEEKDEDIRVYSKIPEQLSYVEMMKRSKFCLCPSGYEVASPRIVEAIYAECVPVLISQNYVLPFSDVLDWDKFSVQVSVSELPKLKDILLGISEERYEKLLEGVSQVQRHFVVNDPPKRYDVFHMIIHSIWLRRLNVRIHG, from the exons ATGAGAGAATTTTGTTCATGCGTTAATTTTCTTGCTTTTTCTGTCATAGCTTTCTTGGCTCTCACAAATCAAGACGATGTTGCTTTCTCATGGTCATGGACCCCTTCTTCTCTCCGAGTTGTTGCTTCCCTTCCTAACCCTAAAACAGCTCTCTACCCAACTTTCAat AATGCAAAAATGGATAGAGCAGTGAAGAATCTGAAAAAGGACTTGAAAACAGAAACAAAGTTGAGAAGAgggaagaagaaagatgagaaTATGGAGAAGATAGAAGCAGGTCTTACAAAAGCCAGGTCTTTAATAAGAGAAACCATTCTCAATGGTAGCAATGAGTCCCCATATGAAGATGCAGATTATGTTCCTCAAGGAGATGTTTACAGAAATGCTCATGCCTTTCACAG GAGTTACTTGCTAATGGAGAAACTATTTAAAGTTTATGTATATGAAGAAGGAGAACCCCCTTTATTTCACTACGGCCCTTGCAAGAATATATACTCAATGGAAGGGATGTTCATTAACCTAATGGAAACAAACACCCATTTTCGGACTCTTAATCCTGACAATGCTCATGTCTATTTCCTTCCTTTTAGTGTTGTTATGATCATTGAACACCTTTTTGATCCAATCATTCGTGATAAGGCCGTGTTGGAACGCATAGTTCGTGATTATGTTCATACTGTGTCGACAAAATACCCCTATTGGAATAGAAGTCTTGGAGCTGATCATTTTATGCTTTCATGCCATGATTGG GGGCCTCGAGCTACATGGTACATCCATCAAATGTATTTCACTTCCATACGAGTGTTATGCAATGCCAATACATCTGAGTTCTTCAATCCAAGAAAAGACGTACCACTTCCAGAAATTAATCTCCTTACTGGAAACATTACTGGACTTATTTCAGCATTGCCAAAATCAAACAAGACAATACTAGGATTCTTCGCAGGACGTTCGCACGGTCGAATTCGTCCTATACTTTTTCAACTCTGggaagaaaaagatgaagatataaGAGTATATAGCAAAATTCCAGAACAATTATCTTATGTTGAAATGATGAAGAGAAGCAAATTTTGCCTATGTCCAAGTGGTTATGAAGTGGCAAGTCCAAGAATTGTGGAGGCAATTTATGCAGAGTGTGTTCCAGTTTTGATTTCACAAAATTATGTGTTGCCTTTTAGTGATGTGCTTGATTGGGACAAATTTTCAGTTCAAGTTTCAGTGAGTGAATTGCcaaaattgaaagatattttaCTAGGAATTTCTGAGGAAAGATATGAAAAGTTACTAGAGGGAGTGAGTCAAGTACAGAGGCACTTTGTGGTAAATGATCCACCGAAGAGATATGATGTGTTTCACATGATTATTCACTCTATATGGTTGAGGAGATTGAATGTCAGAATACATGGTTAG